The Acidimicrobiia bacterium genome contains a region encoding:
- the rfbC gene encoding dTDP-4-dehydrorhamnose 3,5-epimerase translates to MANVIPSTVIDGVVIVEPKVFADDRGLFVETYRQEWLPGTPAMVQANRADRKAGCLVGLHYHLHQADYWYVPAGRALVALHDLRASSATDGTSLTLELGDGDHRGVYIPPGVAHGFCAITDLTITYLVDRYYDPEDELGVAWDDPALAIDWPTRTPLLSRRDEQNPRRDDIPPGLRPG, encoded by the coding sequence GTGGCCAACGTCATCCCGTCCACCGTCATCGACGGCGTCGTGATCGTCGAGCCGAAGGTCTTCGCGGACGACCGCGGCCTGTTCGTCGAGACGTACCGCCAGGAGTGGCTCCCCGGCACCCCGGCGATGGTCCAGGCGAACCGGGCCGACCGGAAGGCCGGCTGCCTCGTCGGCCTGCACTACCACCTGCACCAGGCCGACTACTGGTACGTCCCCGCGGGACGCGCGCTCGTCGCGCTGCACGACCTGCGCGCGTCGTCGGCGACCGACGGCACGTCGCTCACGCTCGAGCTCGGCGACGGCGACCACCGCGGCGTCTACATCCCGCCCGGCGTCGCGCACGGGTTCTGCGCGATCACCGATCTGACGATCACCTATCTCGTCGACCGCTACTACGACCCCGAGGACGAGCTCGGCGTCGCGTGGGACGATCCGGCACTCGCGATCGACTGGCCGACGCGCACGCCGTTGCTGTCACGTCGGGACGAGCAGAACCCGCGCCGCGACGACATCCCTCCCGGGCTGCGCCCCGGGTAG
- a CDS encoding MauE/DoxX family redox-associated membrane protein has protein sequence MSAGSLAAAARLTIGVVLACSGLAKLVAWRGSERQLAGFGVPASMAPAAAAAVPVAELVVSALVLGVSSRWPVWLAIAAFALFTGVVVAELQRGTTEPCRCFGSLSTRPMSARALVRNAWLLAIAVLATGTTDGLAHLGWLVAPLVVVSAVLILTT, from the coding sequence GTGAGCGCGGGGTCGCTCGCCGCCGCCGCCCGCCTGACGATCGGCGTCGTCCTCGCGTGCTCGGGGCTCGCGAAGCTCGTCGCGTGGCGCGGGAGCGAGCGGCAGCTCGCGGGCTTCGGCGTCCCCGCCTCGATGGCGCCCGCGGCCGCGGCGGCCGTGCCGGTCGCGGAGCTCGTGGTGTCCGCGCTCGTGCTCGGTGTGTCGTCGCGCTGGCCGGTCTGGCTCGCGATCGCCGCGTTCGCGCTGTTCACCGGTGTCGTCGTCGCGGAGCTGCAGCGGGGCACGACCGAGCCGTGCCGCTGCTTCGGCTCGCTCAGCACGCGTCCGATGTCGGCGCGCGCGCTCGTCCGCAACGCCTGGCTGCTCGCGATCGCGGTCCTCGCCACCGGCACCACTGACGGCCTCGCGCACCTCGGTTGGCTGGTCGCGCCGCTCGTCGTCGTGTCGGCGGTGTTGATCCTGACGACCTGA
- a CDS encoding DUF4395 family protein, whose translation MSRLPPGHEPPPSRPGDRFDARIGRAQQAATAVALLAGFAFRADSMIPIWTLVLGVDALAGPRLGPLARLYRLTLAGRLGPARATHEPGRLRTNALPEVVVLLVASGVYVLGVTALAWVLALVVAAAAAYSAVTDACVGCEIHRWHNRAR comes from the coding sequence GTGAGCCGTCTCCCGCCCGGCCACGAGCCACCGCCGAGCCGCCCGGGTGACCGCTTCGACGCCCGGATCGGCCGCGCGCAGCAGGCCGCGACGGCGGTCGCGCTGCTCGCCGGGTTCGCGTTCCGGGCCGACTCGATGATCCCGATCTGGACCCTCGTCCTCGGCGTCGACGCCCTCGCCGGCCCCCGGCTGGGCCCGCTGGCCCGGCTCTATCGCCTGACCCTCGCCGGCCGCCTCGGTCCGGCGCGGGCGACCCACGAACCCGGGCGGCTGCGGACGAACGCGCTCCCCGAGGTGGTCGTCCTGCTGGTCGCGTCGGGGGTGTACGTGCTCGGCGTCACCGCGCTCGCGTGGGTGCTGGCGCTCGTCGTGGCGGCCGCGGCGGCGTACTCGGCGGTGACGGACGCGTGCGTCGGATGCGAGATCCACCGCTGGCACAACCGCGCGCGCTGA
- a CDS encoding ABC transporter permease, protein MTTTAVTTTTSPGTARELRPTRAAALTAFKALLLRDLTVQRKNLGEFIPRTVLQPFLLVFVFTFVFPKIGQGIGGAGASAAAFSTTLVAGVVGMSILFQGIQQVALPMVQEFGYTKEIEDRVMAPMPVWMVAAGKVVAGALSGLFSALLVFPIAAVVPATPVHLHIDWPVLLTLTPLACVLSASFGLTFGTRFDPRQVPILFGVILIPITFLGAIYYPWTSLEPIKIGGFSWLKWLVTLNPLVYICEGFRAALTKSPHMSLWVVYGVMLAFTAGLLYLGIKGFRRRVLS, encoded by the coding sequence ATGACCACGACCGCAGTGACCACCACCACCTCGCCGGGCACCGCGCGCGAGCTCCGTCCCACGCGCGCCGCCGCGTTGACCGCGTTCAAGGCCTTGCTGTTGCGCGACCTCACCGTGCAGCGCAAGAACCTCGGGGAGTTCATCCCGCGCACCGTGCTGCAGCCCTTCCTCCTCGTCTTCGTGTTCACGTTCGTGTTCCCGAAGATCGGACAGGGGATCGGCGGCGCGGGCGCGTCGGCCGCCGCGTTCTCCACGACGCTGGTCGCGGGTGTGGTCGGCATGTCGATCCTGTTCCAGGGCATCCAGCAGGTCGCGCTGCCGATGGTGCAGGAGTTCGGCTACACGAAGGAGATCGAGGACCGCGTCATGGCGCCGATGCCCGTGTGGATGGTTGCCGCGGGCAAGGTCGTGGCCGGCGCGCTCAGCGGCCTGTTCTCCGCGCTGCTGGTGTTCCCGATCGCCGCGGTCGTCCCCGCGACACCGGTCCACCTCCACATCGACTGGCCGGTGCTGCTCACGCTGACGCCGCTCGCGTGCGTGCTGTCGGCGTCGTTCGGGCTGACGTTCGGCACGCGCTTCGACCCCCGCCAGGTCCCGATCCTCTTCGGCGTGATCCTCATCCCGATCACGTTCCTCGGCGCGATCTACTACCCGTGGACGAGCCTGGAGCCGATCAAGATCGGCGGCTTCTCCTGGTTGAAGTGGCTCGTCACGCTCAACCCGCTCGTCTACATCTGCGAGGGCTTCCGCGCCGCGCTCACGAAGAGCCCGCACATGAGCCTGTGGGTGGTCTACGGCGTGATGCTCGCGTTCACCGCCGGCCTGCTCTACCTCGGGATCAAGGGCTTCCGCCGCCGGGTGCTCAGCTGA
- a CDS encoding class I SAM-dependent methyltransferase yields MNARSLSVGAPTSRSTTRPAPRDPFDDADARELRSAESALPILFELHRPTSVLHVGCGNGAWLSWFERYGVDDCTGVALAHPADGLTHVARDRVVVTDVRAPFDLGRRFDLVVALELASRLPARDGDVLVDNLVRHGDMVLFSAAVPGQPGPHHVNAQWPQYWMERFDRRGFVCVDAMRPRWWNVESIDWSYRQNTFLVVSEVRLAHSARLRLEHEVHAQSPVAMIHPECWLDVHGPDAPVVAVEPTATVKRNRRTRRAARLLHRRAP; encoded by the coding sequence ATGAATGCCCGATCCCTGTCTGTTGGCGCGCCCACTTCCCGGTCGACCACGCGACCCGCTCCGCGCGATCCGTTCGACGACGCCGACGCGCGAGAGCTCCGCTCGGCGGAGTCCGCCCTGCCCATCCTGTTCGAGCTGCACCGGCCGACGTCCGTGCTGCACGTCGGCTGCGGGAACGGTGCGTGGCTGAGCTGGTTCGAGCGCTACGGCGTCGACGACTGCACGGGCGTCGCGCTCGCGCATCCCGCGGACGGTCTCACCCACGTGGCACGCGATCGCGTCGTCGTAACCGACGTGCGCGCCCCGTTCGACCTGGGCCGTCGCTTCGATCTCGTCGTCGCGCTGGAGCTCGCGTCGCGCCTCCCCGCGCGCGACGGCGACGTGCTCGTCGACAACCTCGTCCGTCACGGCGACATGGTGCTGTTCTCCGCGGCGGTGCCGGGCCAGCCCGGCCCACACCACGTCAACGCGCAGTGGCCGCAGTACTGGATGGAGCGGTTCGACCGGCGCGGGTTCGTGTGCGTCGACGCGATGCGACCCCGGTGGTGGAACGTCGAGTCGATCGACTGGTCGTACCGGCAGAACACGTTCCTCGTCGTCTCCGAGGTCCGGCTCGCGCACTCGGCGCGCCTGCGCCTCGAGCACGAGGTGCACGCGCAGTCCCCCGTCGCGATGATCCACCCGGAGTGCTGGCTCGACGTGCACGGCCCCGACGCGCCGGTCGTCGCGGTCGAGCCGACCGCGACGGTGAAGCGCAACCGGCGCACCCGGCGCGCCGCGCGCCTGCTCCACCGGCGCGCACCCTGA
- a CDS encoding MBL fold metallo-hydrolase, with protein sequence MPGGVNVHFYGVRGSTPCDGPGIARYGGNTSCVVLEAVGRAPVVFDLGTGLRTYGTDLRDAGLDAHYQAIALLTHLHWDHIQGLPFFAPLGSVDAGLDVYGPAQREGSLGDVFAGVMRPPYFPIRPHDLEGEVAFTGIGNDDFTRGGLRVRSCWVRHTDPALGFRVDVDGASVAYISDHGQGCCPDMPVDHVPSEVLELCDGVDLLIHDAQHTPEEFALKPHFGHCTADYAVHVARESGARTLALFHHDPVHDDDQVDRMRDVACDLSSRLGGPEIVAAHEGMRVALRVPVGARSRV encoded by the coding sequence GTGCCCGGCGGCGTCAACGTGCATTTCTACGGCGTCCGGGGGTCGACTCCGTGTGACGGGCCCGGGATCGCGCGCTACGGCGGCAACACGTCGTGCGTGGTGCTCGAGGCGGTGGGGCGGGCCCCGGTCGTGTTCGACCTCGGGACCGGGCTGCGCACCTACGGCACCGATCTGCGCGACGCCGGCCTCGACGCGCACTACCAGGCCATCGCGCTCCTCACGCACCTGCACTGGGACCACATCCAGGGCCTGCCGTTCTTCGCACCGCTCGGCAGCGTCGACGCCGGGCTCGACGTCTACGGCCCCGCGCAGCGGGAGGGATCCCTCGGCGACGTGTTCGCGGGCGTCATGCGACCGCCCTACTTCCCGATCCGCCCCCACGACCTCGAGGGCGAGGTCGCGTTCACCGGCATCGGCAACGACGACTTCACGCGCGGCGGGTTGCGCGTGCGGTCGTGCTGGGTGCGCCACACCGACCCCGCGCTCGGCTTCCGTGTCGACGTCGACGGCGCGTCCGTCGCGTACATCTCGGACCACGGGCAGGGTTGCTGTCCGGACATGCCGGTCGACCACGTGCCGTCCGAGGTGCTCGAGCTGTGCGACGGCGTCGACCTCCTGATCCACGACGCGCAGCACACGCCCGAGGAGTTCGCGCTGAAGCCGCACTTCGGGCACTGCACCGCCGACTACGCCGTGCACGTCGCGCGGGAGTCGGGCGCGCGCACGCTCGCGCTCTTCCACCACGACCCGGTCCACGACGACGACCAGGTCGATCGCATGCGCGACGTCGCGTGTGACCTGTCGTCCCGGCTCGGCGGTCCGGAGATCGTCGCTGCGCACGAGGGCATGCGCGTCGCGCTGCGCGTGCCCGTCGGCGCGAGGAGTCGGGTGTGA
- a CDS encoding flavin reductase family protein, with amino-acid sequence MTEATEPADRVLTPDADSFRAVLGHFATGVTIVTAMDDGEPVGMAANSFTSVSLDPPLVLFCAAKTSTTWPRIRKARQFTVNILDEHQEELCRLFSQKGIDRFAAAGWRPSAAGSPVLHDVHAYVDCDMWAEYEGGDHVIVVGRVLELGVTADAGPLVFYRGTYGRLVP; translated from the coding sequence GTGACGGAGGCGACGGAGCCGGCGGATCGGGTGCTCACGCCGGACGCGGACAGTTTCCGCGCGGTGCTGGGTCACTTCGCGACGGGTGTCACGATCGTCACCGCGATGGACGACGGCGAACCGGTCGGCATGGCCGCGAACTCGTTCACGTCGGTGTCGCTCGACCCGCCGCTCGTGCTCTTCTGCGCCGCGAAGACGTCGACGACCTGGCCCCGCATCCGCAAGGCGCGCCAGTTCACGGTGAACATCCTCGACGAGCACCAGGAAGAGCTGTGCCGGCTCTTCTCGCAGAAGGGCATCGACCGGTTCGCGGCCGCGGGCTGGCGCCCGAGCGCGGCCGGGTCGCCCGTCCTGCACGACGTGCACGCGTACGTCGACTGCGACATGTGGGCCGAGTACGAGGGTGGGGACCACGTCATCGTCGTGGGCCGCGTGCTGGAGCTCGGGGTGACGGCCGACGCGGGTCCGCTCGTCTTCTACCGCGGCACCTACGGGCGCCTCGTGCCGTAA
- a CDS encoding AAA family ATPase: MLDEFDKTADEVSVPSLYGRDRTIDVRLLGRGEVLGGSLGDVARQRERSRRRRIGRILLALTPFAGYAWWRIAVGRPVHLGWPDISLPAGFHDYLPGLLLIVVLGLVLAVPMAAAGRSPHVTFRPSEIPVGFDDVVGLGVVKDEVVKTLNLFLAYRTFRERMGGNPRKAILFEGPPGTGKTHMAKAMAREAGVPFLFVSASAFQSMYYGQTNRKIRAFFKQLRKAARREGGAIGFIEEIDAIAGARSGMRSSSAVALGETPDGEPAWMRVERVDGREGITGVVNELLVQLQSFDEPTFGRRVRGIAVDWFNRFLPSNHQFVKRPAASPNILVIGATNRAADLDSALLRPGRFDRSIHFDLPSRSGRREIIDYYVGRKAHDPELDRDDRRDQLAAMTFGYSPVMIEHLFDEALVWALRDRRDAMTWEDVQQAKLTEEIGLKQPVEYTDEEKRTIATHEAGHAVVAYLIGRGRKLEVLSIIKRRDALGLLAHSDAEERFTRTRTELVAAIQISFGGMTAEELFFGESGTGPGGDLAAATRVAAQMVGSFGMAGSLVSFDAIEPGPISQGIVAKVVGDEEGRSAVERILNQAKAEVRALLDEHRHLVVALRDALLEREELVGDEIVDVLRAAAHD; encoded by the coding sequence ATGCTCGATGAATTCGACAAAACTGCCGATGAGGTCTCCGTGCCGTCGCTGTACGGACGCGATCGGACGATCGACGTCCGGCTCCTCGGCCGGGGTGAGGTCCTCGGCGGGTCGCTCGGCGACGTCGCGCGGCAGCGGGAGCGCAGCCGGCGCCGGCGGATCGGGCGCATCCTCCTCGCGCTGACGCCGTTCGCCGGGTACGCGTGGTGGCGCATCGCCGTCGGCCGGCCCGTCCATCTCGGCTGGCCCGACATCAGCCTGCCGGCCGGGTTCCACGACTACCTGCCGGGTCTGCTGCTGATCGTCGTGCTCGGCCTCGTGCTCGCCGTTCCGATGGCCGCGGCGGGCCGCTCGCCGCACGTGACGTTCCGACCGAGCGAGATCCCCGTGGGCTTCGACGACGTCGTCGGGCTCGGCGTGGTGAAGGACGAGGTCGTCAAGACGCTCAACCTGTTCCTCGCGTACCGCACGTTCCGCGAGCGGATGGGCGGCAACCCGCGCAAGGCGATCCTGTTCGAGGGCCCGCCCGGCACGGGCAAGACGCACATGGCGAAGGCGATGGCCCGCGAAGCGGGCGTGCCGTTCCTGTTCGTGTCCGCCAGCGCGTTCCAGTCCATGTACTACGGGCAGACGAACCGCAAGATCCGTGCGTTCTTCAAGCAGCTGCGCAAGGCGGCCCGGCGCGAAGGCGGCGCGATCGGGTTCATCGAGGAGATCGACGCGATCGCGGGCGCGCGCAGCGGCATGCGGTCGTCGAGCGCGGTCGCGCTCGGCGAGACACCCGACGGCGAGCCCGCGTGGATGCGCGTCGAGCGCGTCGACGGACGCGAGGGCATCACGGGCGTCGTGAACGAGCTCCTCGTGCAGCTCCAGTCGTTCGACGAGCCGACGTTCGGCCGTCGCGTGCGCGGCATCGCGGTCGACTGGTTCAACCGGTTCCTGCCGTCGAACCACCAGTTCGTCAAGCGACCGGCGGCGTCGCCCAACATCCTCGTGATCGGTGCGACGAACCGCGCCGCCGACCTCGACTCCGCGCTCCTCCGGCCGGGTCGCTTCGACCGGTCGATCCACTTCGACCTCCCGTCGCGCTCGGGGCGGCGCGAGATCATCGACTACTACGTCGGCAGGAAGGCCCACGACCCCGAGCTCGACCGCGACGACCGTCGCGACCAGCTCGCCGCGATGACGTTCGGCTACTCGCCGGTGATGATCGAGCACCTCTTCGACGAGGCGCTCGTGTGGGCGCTGCGCGACCGCCGGGACGCGATGACGTGGGAGGACGTGCAGCAGGCCAAGCTCACCGAGGAGATCGGCCTGAAGCAGCCCGTCGAGTACACGGACGAGGAGAAGCGGACGATCGCGACGCACGAGGCGGGTCACGCGGTCGTCGCCTACCTCATCGGACGCGGGCGCAAGCTCGAGGTCCTGTCGATCATCAAGCGGCGTGACGCGCTCGGCCTGCTCGCGCACTCCGACGCGGAGGAGCGCTTCACCCGGACGCGGACCGAGCTCGTCGCCGCGATCCAGATCAGCTTCGGCGGCATGACGGCCGAGGAGCTGTTCTTCGGCGAGTCGGGCACCGGGCCCGGCGGCGACCTGGCCGCCGCGACCCGCGTCGCCGCGCAGATGGTCGGGTCGTTCGGCATGGCCGGTTCGCTCGTGTCCTTCGACGCGATCGAGCCCGGGCCGATCAGCCAGGGGATCGTCGCGAAGGTCGTCGGCGACGAGGAGGGCCGCTCCGCCGTGGAGCGCATCCTCAACCAGGCGAAGGCCGAGGTGCGCGCGCTGCTCGACGAGCACCGTCACCTCGTCGTCGCGCTGCGCGACGCGCTGCTGGAGCGCGAGGAGCTCGTCGGCGACGAGATCGTCGACGTGCTGCGTGCCGCGGCGCATGACTGA
- a CDS encoding ATP-binding cassette domain-containing protein translates to RLVRQYSGGMVRRLEVGQAILNRPRLLILDEPTIGLDPIARGDLWDRVLSLRQESGTTVLLTTHYMEEADQLCDRLAIVDHGHLLALDTPAALKRSIDADTLITITADGDLDGLARLLEQSVGGVTGARVVDGSVRLSERGSRSALRDVIATAERGGFTINDVSVSEPTLETVFIQLTGKDLRD, encoded by the coding sequence TCGCCTGGTGCGGCAGTACTCCGGCGGCATGGTCCGCCGACTGGAAGTGGGTCAGGCGATCCTGAATCGGCCGCGGCTGCTCATCCTGGACGAGCCGACGATCGGCCTCGACCCCATCGCCCGCGGCGACCTGTGGGATCGCGTGCTGAGCCTCCGCCAGGAGTCGGGCACGACGGTCCTGCTCACGACCCACTACATGGAGGAGGCCGACCAGCTGTGCGACCGGCTCGCGATCGTGGACCACGGCCACCTGCTCGCGCTCGACACGCCCGCCGCGCTCAAGCGCTCGATCGACGCCGACACGTTGATCACGATCACCGCGGACGGCGACCTCGACGGTCTCGCGCGATTGCTCGAGCAGTCGGTCGGCGGGGTGACGGGCGCGCGCGTCGTCGACGGGTCGGTGCGCCTCAGCGAGCGCGGCTCGCGCTCGGCGCTGCGTGACGTGATCGCGACGGCCGAGCGCGGTGGCTTCACGATCAACGACGTCTCGGTGTCGGAGCCGACGCTCGAGACCGTCTTCATCCAGCTCACCGGAAAGGACCTGCGCGACTGA